TATTGAAGAGTGTATATTGTGTGAGTGTTATCTTGTTGATGTATAGAATAAATCTCAGGATTATTATCTCAGTGTTATCAGTGATCACCTTCAGCAGTGCTTGTGGCCAGACTTTAATAGAGCCGCGATTTAACAAGGTCTGAACAACCTTGTGAGGTTCCCACTCTTGCCGAACCACAGAACTTTGTAGAACACTTGATAACGGTGAGCATCCGTTATAATCAATGGCATTGATATCAGCCCCATTGTCCAAGAGAAGCTCCACCAACTTAAGCTGAACATTGCGTGCTGCCTTGTGTAGAGGACTGCGTCGCTGTTTATCAGCCAAATTAATGTTAGCTCCATAGGCCAGGAGGAGACGACAGATCTCGAGGTATCGTTCATCTTGGCTGTCGACTGTCTTTTCTTGGGCGACTCCACAAACAACTCCAAGTGGCGTTTCACCTGAAGAGCTGCTATGGTTCACACAGGCTCCGAATCGTAGGTACAGCTGTGCATGTTGGGGCAGACCATGTCTAGCTGCCACATGCAGCGGTGTTTCATCCTCTTCTTCACTGGATAAGTTCACTTTGGCACCATATCTCACCAAGGCTTTTGCACAACTGCAATAgaaattgtaataattgtaaataaacttTGAGGTGAAGAATTTGTTGCTCATATTTGCACTACACTCTTAAAgagattaaatattattaatatggaTTTCATATAAGTTTGTACGGGTGTATAATGACTTATCATTTTAAGAATTTtataattacttttaaattataCTTATGATTATACTAATTATAAGGTGTAATAAcatatgtaaccctggaccacaaaaccagtcataagggtcaacttttttaaattgagatttatacaacatcggaaagctgaataaataggctttccactgatgtatagtttgataggataatatttggccaagttccaactatttgaaaatcttggATCtgactgtgcaaaaaaaaaaaaaaaaagaaatacggAGAAAATCACCttcaaatttgtccaaatgaagttcttagcattgcagattactaatcaaaaatgacgctttgatatatttactgtaataaatttacaaattatcttcatggaacataatctttacttaatatcctaacaTTTTGCCCcaatttttcttagtttttttggctattgctaaaaatgtactccagcgacttaagacggttttgtgttccagggtcacatatagtgtATTATGTATCATATTCATATTATGATACCGTAGTGACTGTGGTGTTCTGCAGAGATGTAAGGCAGTCAGTCCCTCATCTGTCATCTGGTTAGGATTAGCCCCATGTTCTAGCAGCAGCTCTACACATTCAGTGCTGGCATTTACACAGGCCTCATGAAGTGCCGCTTTTCCTCCTGCAATAAGGTTGGGGTGTGCGCCGTGTTCCAGTAAATATTGCAGACATTCAGTGAAACCTTGAGCAGCAGCAATACACAGTGGGCTTGTCAGTTCTCTTTTATACTCCAAAGACCAAAGACCTGGAATGGGAAATATTGTCAGAACATCCCAACTGATGTGTTTTAATAATTGAATGAACATTATAGAAAACActccaaaattattattatttatttatttaaagaatcacTTTAATATAAATTACACACCTGacatactgttcaaaggtttggggtaagtaagattttttttttttttaagaaatgaatacttttattcagcaagtatggattaaattgatcaagagtggcagtctttttttattgtatttttttttttttaaatctacttgaaataagtgctgttcttttgaacttttatggtacttttatgtaaaaaagtgcattaaggttttcacaaaaagattaagcagtacaactgtacTTCTAAtctgttaaaaatattaaaaaagtaaatttattGAAAGTAGAAACAGTAAAATaaagtctaaaaataaaaatgatagtaaaataaatagatataaaaatacatctaaatatataaatctaatcAAAATTGTCCATAGCTGCAACACAATATGTTTGTTTCATCTCTGTTATCAGAGAATAAactcaatttttcttttattcatcaGTACAGCACAAAAAAGTACAACCTTTTTGATACACCTCCAAAGTATTTTATCCCATAAATGACTGTTTTTACCTGAGGGTCCAAAGGTGGTGTCTGTTTTAGCTTGCCACTCAAGTTCCTCACAGCTCACATTGTAAAAGACATCAACATCAATATAGTTCCTTTTAAGAAGGTTACGAAGCCCTCCTGTGTCTCCCTTCACTACAGCTCTGTAGAGCCATAATGAGCGTAAATGAGCTCTTTCCCAATGATCCTGTCCTAACTCACAGTTATCATCCAGCAGAGCCTGCCATCCATTCAGCTGCACGGTGGAACAAAGGTTCTCAAAGCGCATAGTTCTTAGCATCCTCTTACCTTTTCAAATGGCTTAGGCTTTCAAGGACTTGAGTTTATATAGTGCTAGTCATGTTTTCCTGTGGCTTTAAGCACTTTTTGCCTCTATTTTTAGTAGGCCATTGTTCTCCATCCGTCGCTCATAGCTTACTGGGGCCATTTTTAGTTGTTGATGTATGAGATAGATACTAAATCCTTTGAGCCTCTAACATCTATGCCCATTTGTtgccttttgttttatttgaataatggACCCGTCTTTCCAGGATATTTAAGCTCCATTGTTAAACAGATCAAATTTTATATCCTACTTCCATGTATGTTAAAAAGTGCATGCAGTGTCACAGGTttagaagatatttaaaatagaagCAGAGTGTTTAATTGCAATGGCATAATCTCTTGTTTTTTTGAGATCATTCATTTCGAGGGCACGCCAGGAAAATCTTTACTGGAATCTGCAGAATGAGTGTAGGGGTGTTGCATGGAGACAGACCCAAACAGCGACTGGGATCAGGGTTCTTGAGTATTGGTCTGTGAATGTCATTCATATGCACAGAAGATTACCACAATCCCTTAGAAATCCTGTGTCAAATCCACACAGATTCCTCACCTCAGAAATGCTGCACTCGCCCACAGATAGTATGAAGCACAATGCTGTGAGTTAAGTGATA
The genomic region above belongs to Carassius carassius chromosome 11, fCarCar2.1, whole genome shotgun sequence and contains:
- the LOC132152916 gene encoding ankyrin repeat and SOCS box protein 18-like isoform X3, which translates into the protein MWGGLWSLEYKRELTSPLCIAAAQGFTECLQYLLEHGAHPNLIAGGKAALHEACVNASTECVELLLEHGANPNQMTDEGLTALHLCRTPQSLRCAKALVRYGAKVNLSSEEEDETPLHVAARHGLPQHAQLYLRFGACVNHSSSSGETPLGVVCGVAQEKTVDSQDERYLEICRLLLAYGANINLADKQRRSPLHKAARNVQLKLVELLLDNGADINAIDYNGCSPLSSVLQSSVVRQEWEPHKVVQTLLNRGSIKVWPQALLKVLTACAEAPKTVEILFNSYTLVPVTSKWVEAIPEDIFHFHRTFYESLFALEYKPRSLQHLCRSALRKQFEKNCCSLVARLPVPKPLQQYLLLEPEGYID
- the LOC132152916 gene encoding ankyrin repeat and SOCS box protein 18-like isoform X1, with the translated sequence MLSQGSGASVVSRKATFLTERKRSSLNCSQGGRKERTKGHKQPGMDFLCPPVLNDLLTHHWRNMQDGVSDPEQLNKVLEFQSDELLWTAQKRGLWSLEYKRELTSPLCIAAAQGFTECLQYLLEHGAHPNLIAGGKAALHEACVNASTECVELLLEHGANPNQMTDEGLTALHLCRTPQSLRCAKALVRYGAKVNLSSEEEDETPLHVAARHGLPQHAQLYLRFGACVNHSSSSGETPLGVVCGVAQEKTVDSQDERYLEICRLLLAYGANINLADKQRRSPLHKAARNVQLKLVELLLDNGADINAIDYNGCSPLSSVLQSSVVRQEWEPHKVVQTLLNRGSIKVWPQALLKVLTACAEAPKTVEILFNSYTLVPVTSKWVEAIPEDIFHFHRTFYESLFALEYKPRSLQHLCRSALRKQFEKNCCSLVARLPVPKPLQQYLLLEPEGYID
- the LOC132152916 gene encoding ankyrin repeat and SOCS box protein 18-like isoform X2 translates to MLRTMRFENLCSTVQLNGWQALLDDNCELGQDHWERAHLRSLWLYRAVVKGDTGGLRNLLKRNYIDVDVFYNVSCEELEWQAKTDTTFGPSGLWSLEYKRELTSPLCIAAAQGFTECLQYLLEHGAHPNLIAGGKAALHEACVNASTECVELLLEHGANPNQMTDEGLTALHLCRTPQSLRCAKALVRYGAKVNLSSEEEDETPLHVAARHGLPQHAQLYLRFGACVNHSSSSGETPLGVVCGVAQEKTVDSQDERYLEICRLLLAYGANINLADKQRRSPLHKAARNVQLKLVELLLDNGADINAIDYNGCSPLSSVLQSSVVRQEWEPHKVVQTLLNRGSIKVWPQALLKVLTACAEAPKTVEILFNSYTLVPVTSKWVEAIPEDIFHFHRTFYESLFALEYKPRSLQHLCRSALRKQFEKNCCSLVARLPVPKPLQQYLLLEPEGYID